The genomic DNA GATGTGCTCGGTCTCCGCTGTGTCGCCAGCGTCCAGATCGGGCAGCCGCTGATTCTCGTACCTCGTGATATCGATCTCACCGGTCACCGTCCATGCATCGGAGCGGATGGCGCTCAGCACGTTCTCATCGCTGCCCGGGTTGTTCCAGATCATGACCGCGCCTCCAGTGATCTGAGTGCGGCCTTCGCGACAGAGCGCGTCCGCGGTGCGCACCTCGATGGCCGCCGGCAGGCCGCGCTCGATCGGGACGAACGTCATGCCGAGTACCACCGTGCCCAACTCGCACAGCCGAATGCGTCTTTCCGTCTGGCCCGGCTCGGGGTCAGAGAGGCCGGACGTGCGCTGTGTCGCCGTCTCCCCGGGCAGCGTGACAGTCCCGCTCCACGAGCCGCTCGCCTCCCACCAGGTCACCTCGGCGCAGCCGCCCGCGAGCAGCAACCCCACAGAGAGCAGCAACACTCCTGTCCGGCCTCGTGCGTCTCGTCCCGCGTGAATCATGCGTCGCCTGTCGGTTCGGGTCGTCTCTTCACTCGTTTACCCACCGGTGCAGGTTTCAGGCTCGCGCCTCCTCATCGGTGATGGGATGCCCCGAATCGGCCGCGCACCTGTGCAGCGCGGCCGAAAACAAACGGCCACACCGCTGAAGGCGTAGTGGCCGTTTGTTGTGCAATGCGCTGCGAACTCAGAACGGCGGCTGCCCCACGCGCCCGCTGAAGCTGCCCGTCACGCGCACGGCCGGCAGATCGCCGAACTCGCTGCCGACGATCGCATCGATCGTGAAGGCAACGGTGCCGCCGATCGAGCAGTCCAGCTCCGTGAACGTGATCCGGCCGCTGGAATCATTCGACTGGGTGGAGAGCTCGTTCGGCGGATCGAGAATGAACATGTCGGCGGCATGCGGGTCGTCCCAGATGAACGTATTCGGGAACGTGATCGGCTGGTCGATCACGACATCCGTCCGCACAGCCGTCACCTTCCAGCCGGACGGCACTCCGCCGACCAGCACGTGCACCGACGCCACGGGGACTTCACCTGTCTCCCACGCCCCGCACCACACGGTCGTCTCGTCCGCGAACGTGATGGTGCTGCCGTTCTCACGTTCGAAAACCAGGTCATTGTCCGTGCCCGAGGGCCCGGCGGGGTCGCTGCTGCCGCACGCCGCTGTGAACAGGACTGCGGTCGTCACCAGGAGCGCTCCGGGCGCGTTGATTCGAGTCATCATGTCGTGCTCTACTCCCATGGGTCATTGCTGACGCCTTCGAATGGGAAGATTCACGCCAGGACTCGATCAATGAGCGAAACGGCACGATCGTACGCCCCCTCAGCCACAACCGGAGCCGGCTACTTGGTAGTCACACGCGCAGCTACCATCCCTGCACGCCGTTTCCGGCGCTTTCCCTGAACGCACGCAGCGCCAGCACGGTGTCAGAGAGCTGGCCTGCGTGAGCCCCAGCAACCTTGCCGCTTCCTCCACCTCCGTACCCATCCCGTCGAGAGCCGGCCTTCCTGCTGCGTCGAACGACAACTCAGCGACCGGCACGAAGCCGGCCCGGCGGATTCCCGCCTCCGAAGCTCTGTTTTCCGGCGCGTGAGCGATCCAGAACCTGTCGGCGCGCGTGCTTTCGGCGCGCACGATGGCGTCGAGCAGCCGCGGGTAAATACCGTGGCCGCGGTACGCAGGCCGTGTGACGAAATTCCAGAGGTAGCGCTGGCGTGACGGAAGTTTGAACGTCAGTCCCATCTCGCCAATGTCGGCAGAGCGGGTTGCCATCCAGCCCCACGCGGCCGGCTCGCCGTCGATCGTTGCGATCCAGGCAGTGTGACCTGCGACGAACCGCTGCTCAATGTCCCGACGGGCGCGTCCCTGGAGCCGCGCCATGACATCACTCCGTCTCTCACAGTCGACGCGGAGTCCCGCGATCGGACTGAGATCGACTGCGCTGCCGCTGTATCGAACGGACACACCCATGAACTCACCTCCGACGTGCACGGTTCGTTGGATCGTGGGAGAAAGCTATGCAGCGGTGTTCGTGGCGGATTGAACGAACCGGGGGAGTTCCTTGAATGGTGCCGGCCCAGCGCTTGAACGAACCGGCTGGAAGTGGCGGGTCTCTGGCGAGCTGAGAGACTCAGTCCGTTGTGCAGCGCACAGTAGCGGACACCATCAGGCCAGCCTGGGTCGATCTGCAGAATGGGTTGAGCGTCCGTCGCCGGGCCACTCGAATGGGGCTGCAATCTCGAAGAACTCGCCCTGCATCAGAACGGACGGGCTGATGCCGAACATCTGATTGCACGTCCGCGTGAAGTGGGCGGCGTCGGCGAACCCTGCGGCGTGAGCGGCCTCACTGAGTGAGCTGCCTCGTCCTACGCGCAGCAGCGCGCGCGTCAGCTTCCGCCACAGCAGATAGCGCCGAAACGGCAGGCCGACGTGTTCCGTGAAGAGATGTGCGAAGCGACCGGGTGAGAGGAAAACGAGCGCAGCCGCGTCCTCGAGCGAAATACGGAGATCGTCGGCCGCTCGGATCGACGCGAGGACCCCGGCGATGCGCGGGTCCATGTGGCGCGATGGCGGAGCACCCGCACAGAGTGCGCGTATACAGTGGCGGATGAGCTCATGCACCGGCAGTGCCTCGAGCGGGCGTTCCGACAGTGTCCGCAGCTCGGCGGCACAGGTCTCCGTACGTGAAGGCGGCACGATCGTTACATCCGTCAGGAGCGACGACCGCAGCCATACGCCTTCCAGCGACTCCGGATCCACGAACAGCATGGCGCCGAGCACGCCGTTGCCATTGAACGTGTGCATCGCGTCTGGTCGCACGATTGCGCCGCGACACTCCTGCCACTGCCCATCCGCGCCGGCGATTCTGATGACGCCTTCGACCGCAAGCGCAATCTGCACCGCGTGGTGTGCGTGCGGCGGGACCACTCCCCGGCTCGCGCCCACTGCCAGGAATCCGCCGTCCCAGAGGTACCACCGCGGGGACCATACAGCTGCTGCGTCGTTCATTCGTGATTTCCTGATGACGGATTCTCGATGAATACCTCTGACAGCCTGTTTGTTCAAGGAACTCGTCCGGTTTCTTCAGCCGTTCCGTCCGGGTCGTTCAATCCCGCCGGGAGCCCGCCTCCTAGCTTTGTTCTCACAGGGACGCAGCACCCAATGACCATGTTCAGTGAGGACGACCATGACAGACCTGGTGCAGGAAAACGGCAACGATCAGAGCAGTCCGGCGGGCGGGCACGAGGCGGCCCCGCGGAGCAGGATTCGCCGGCTGGGGCTGGTGGCGGCGGCGGTTGTGCTCGGCGGACTCGGCGCGTGCACACACATGATGATGATGCTTCACGGCGGACCGGACCTGCCGGCTGAAACCGAGTTCGGCTTCGGCCCGCGCGTCAGCGCAGCAGGCGTATACAGCGTCACGCTGGAGCCGGTCGCACCGCTCGTGAAGCGGAAGCTGCAGAAGGTGCGTGTTCGCGTACACGACGACGGCGGCAGACCCATCGACGGCGCCACAATCGAGGTGGACGGCGGTATGCCGCAGCACGGCCACGGGCTGCCGACGCGGCCCCGCATGACGAAGCGACTGGGCGACGGAGTATACGAGATCGACGGCGTGCGCTTCAACATGGGCGGCTGGTGGGAGTTCCGGCTCGCTATCGCGGATGGCGTCCGCACGGATACGGTGACCTTCAACCTCAGCCTCTGACCTGGAGACCGCGCCGGACCGCCAGCCGCGGTCCGGCCGGAAGAACCCGATGACAACACGCATTCTGAAGCTGACCGCGATGTTCGCCCTGACCGGAATCGTCGCGTGTGCCGCAGTCAGCGGCCAGGGCGGACGGTGGAGCGAGGAGGAGCTGGACGAGATCGCGTCCATGTGGATCGGTGCGCTCGAGGAGGTGCCTGCTGACCCGACCAACCGTGTCGCCGATGACAGCCTGGCAGCAATACTCGGTCAGCGGCTCTTCTTCGACACGCGCCTCAGCAGCACAGGGACGGTGTCGTGTGCCACGTGTCACGTCGCCGACCGCGAGTTCCAGGACGACACGCCGCTCGCGACGGGCGTCGGCACGACGACACGCCGCACCATGCCGATCGCTGCGACCGCACACGCGCCCTTCCTGTTCTGGGATGGCCGCAAGGACAGCCAGTGGTCGCAGGCGCTCGGTCCCCTCGAAAGTCCGGTCGAGCACGGCGGCACCCGCGCCCAGTACGCGCACGTCATCGCTGCGCACTATCGCGCGGAGTACGAGTCGCTGTTCGGCGAGCTGCCATCGCTGCAGCACATACCGACCGTGGCCGGTCCCGTCGCTGACACGGGCGCCGCCGCGGCGTGGACAGCCCTGACCCAGCAGCAGCGCGACGAAGTGACGCGCGTATATGTCAACATCGGCAAAGCGATCGCGGCATACGAGCGGCTGATCCGCTACGGCCCGAGCCGCTTCGACCGCTACGTCGAGGCCCTCGTCGCGGATGGAAGGGAGCCGCGCGACCTGCTCACCGCAGACGAGATCGCGGGATTGAAGATCTTCATCGGCAAGGGCAACTGCACGCAGTGCCACAACGGCCCCCTACTCACGAACAACGAATTCCATAACACCGGTGTGGGCGTCGTTGCGGGCCTGCCGGACGACAGCGGCCGCGCGCTCGGCGCTCGCCAGGTGCTCGCGGACGAGTTCAACTGCCGCAGCCGATGGAGCGACGCGTCACCGGAGGAATGCGCGGAGCTGGAGTTCCTCGCTGTCGATGCGCACGAGCTGGAGCGCGCGTACAAGGTGCCGTCCCTGCGCAACGTTGCGGACCGCGCCCCGTACATGCACGCAGGACAGCTGCAGACACTTGACCAGGTGGTGCAGCACTACAACCGTGCGCCACGGTCGCCGTCCGGCCACACGGAGCTCAAACCGCTGAAGCTGAACGCGCGCGAGCTGCGTCAACTCGAGGCATACCTGCGAACGCTGAGCGGCGGCACGCTCGCGCCACGCGCGCTGCCCGATGCGCAGTGACGACGTGAGCCCTGCCCGCGAGGTGACCGTCGAACTGGAGGCGCGACCTGGGCCATGGCACATTGGCCCGCACTACCGGCCGCTCGATGGCTGGCTGTATAACGGCGATGCACCAGGCCCGCTGATCGAAGCGCGGCTCGGCGACACGCTGGTCGTGCGACTGACCAATGCCCTGCCCCGGCCCACCTCGTTTGCACTGAGCGGACCGCCGACGCGTCGGTATACGTCCGAATCGCGTGCCGGGATGCAGGAGCCGATCATCGTCCGGCCGCACCGGATGGTGCCGCCGAACGGGACCGTCGAGTACCGCTTCCCGCTGACACACGCCGGGACGTTCTGGTATCATCCGGCCGGCGCTGTGATGCAGATCGAGCGCGGGCTGCACGGGGTACTCATCGTTCGCCCGGCCGCAGTGGCACCGGCCAGCGCCGAACGCGTCATCGTGCTGGATGACGTGTGTCTCGACCGTCATGCCGCGTCACACCGCCATCTGCGCAGCGCCGGCATGGGCAATGTGCTGCTCATGAACGGGCGCGTACAGCCGCAACTGGTGATGTCTGCCGCAACGCTCGAGCACTGGCGCGTGATCAACGTCGCGCATGCGCGGCCGGTGCGCTTCTCACTCGGCGGCGCGCCCTTCCGCTGCGCCGATCAGACGTGGCGGGCCGACAGCGATCACCTCGACGACATGCCTGAAGTGTCGGAAATGATGCTCGAAGCCGGCGGTACGATGGACGTGGTCGTCGGCCCGTTCGAGGCGGGTATGGTCGTGCACGTGCAGTCGCTGCCGCACCGGGCGGAATCGGACTCCCGGACTCTGGCGCCGGTTTTCGGTGCGGTGCGGATCAGCGTTTGAATCGCCGCTGGGGCTGCCGGCAGCCGGTCGGATGATCCCGCCCCGCCCTCATCACGACGGCAGGGCGGATCACTCCCGCAGCGGCTAGCTGGCCGGATCAGCCCTCGAAGTCATGCGGCTCACCCGCCATTGCCCATCGGCATCTCTCGTCCAGATCGTCTCATACGTGCCCGTCATGCTGGCGTCGCCCTCGGGCGTCGTATAGTCGTAGGTGAAACGGCCCGTGGAGCGATAATCGCCGCCGGCCGCTTCCCACTGCTGATCATGCACACGCAGCGCGGACTCCGCCGTAACACCTGGTTGCAGCCATCCCTCCAGGATCTCCTGTCGTCCATTGAACGTGGCCGTGTCGGCAACCACTGTCGCGTTCTCGGTGAAGAACTCTGCAATCACCGCCGGATCGTCCTGGTTCCAGGCGGCGGTGAACGCCTCGCCGCGCGCCTCGAGGTCGGCCGGTGGGGTGGGCTCAGCCTGCTCGGCGGCAGCCGGGGCATCGGCGGGCTCGGCATCCTCCGCCGGTGCGCACGCGGTGAGCGTCACGAGCAGGAAGGCGGCGGGTGTGAATCGACGCATGCACGTCATGGGTCCTCCGGGGGTGGGAGGGAATAACGCCGGTAGGCGTCCTGTATGCTGATGCTGCGGGCGACCTGGTGCAAGGCCCCCCGGGCGACGGCGATCTCCGTCAGGGGCCGGCACTCGTCCCCCCAGGCGCCACCCTGCACTGAAGAAGCGGCTCCCGTAACATGCAGCGGCTTCACTGGTATCGCGCAATCCGCCAGCGTAGTGAGGTACCAAATTCGTCCGTCGCGATCCGGAATACCGCGACGCGCGTAT from Longimicrobiales bacterium includes the following:
- a CDS encoding cytochrome c peroxidase, producing the protein MTTRILKLTAMFALTGIVACAAVSGQGGRWSEEELDEIASMWIGALEEVPADPTNRVADDSLAAILGQRLFFDTRLSSTGTVSCATCHVADREFQDDTPLATGVGTTTRRTMPIAATAHAPFLFWDGRKDSQWSQALGPLESPVEHGGTRAQYAHVIAAHYRAEYESLFGELPSLQHIPTVAGPVADTGAAAAWTALTQQQRDEVTRVYVNIGKAIAAYERLIRYGPSRFDRYVEALVADGREPRDLLTADEIAGLKIFIGKGNCTQCHNGPLLTNNEFHNTGVGVVAGLPDDSGRALGARQVLADEFNCRSRWSDASPEECAELEFLAVDAHELERAYKVPSLRNVADRAPYMHAGQLQTLDQVVQHYNRAPRSPSGHTELKPLKLNARELRQLEAYLRTLSGGTLAPRALPDAQ
- a CDS encoding nuclear transport factor 2 family protein: MTCMRRFTPAAFLLVTLTACAPAEDAEPADAPAAAEQAEPTPPADLEARGEAFTAAWNQDDPAVIAEFFTENATVVADTATFNGRQEILEGWLQPGVTAESALRVHDQQWEAAGGDYRSTGRFTYDYTTPEGDASMTGTYETIWTRDADGQWRVSRMTSRADPAS
- a CDS encoding FixH family protein, with protein sequence MTDLVQENGNDQSSPAGGHEAAPRSRIRRLGLVAAAVVLGGLGACTHMMMMLHGGPDLPAETEFGFGPRVSAAGVYSVTLEPVAPLVKRKLQKVRVRVHDDGGRPIDGATIEVDGGMPQHGHGLPTRPRMTKRLGDGVYEIDGVRFNMGGWWEFRLAIADGVRTDTVTFNLSL
- a CDS encoding GNAT family N-acetyltransferase → MGVSVRYSGSAVDLSPIAGLRVDCERRSDVMARLQGRARRDIEQRFVAGHTAWIATIDGEPAAWGWMATRSADIGEMGLTFKLPSRQRYLWNFVTRPAYRGHGIYPRLLDAIVRAESTRADRFWIAHAPENRASEAGIRRAGFVPVAELSFDAAGRPALDGMGTEVEEAARLLGLTQASSLTPCWRCVRSGKAPETACRDGSCACDYQVAGSGCG
- a CDS encoding multicopper oxidase domain-containing protein, whose product is MSPAREVTVELEARPGPWHIGPHYRPLDGWLYNGDAPGPLIEARLGDTLVVRLTNALPRPTSFALSGPPTRRYTSESRAGMQEPIIVRPHRMVPPNGTVEYRFPLTHAGTFWYHPAGAVMQIERGLHGVLIVRPAAVAPASAERVIVLDDVCLDRHAASHRHLRSAGMGNVLLMNGRVQPQLVMSAATLEHWRVINVAHARPVRFSLGGAPFRCADQTWRADSDHLDDMPEVSEMMLEAGGTMDVVVGPFEAGMVVHVQSLPHRAESDSRTLAPVFGAVRISV
- a CDS encoding AraC family transcriptional regulator; protein product: MNDAAAVWSPRWYLWDGGFLAVGASRGVVPPHAHHAVQIALAVEGVIRIAGADGQWQECRGAIVRPDAMHTFNGNGVLGAMLFVDPESLEGVWLRSSLLTDVTIVPPSRTETCAAELRTLSERPLEALPVHELIRHCIRALCAGAPPSRHMDPRIAGVLASIRAADDLRISLEDAAALVFLSPGRFAHLFTEHVGLPFRRYLLWRKLTRALLRVGRGSSLSEAAHAAGFADAAHFTRTCNQMFGISPSVLMQGEFFEIAAPFEWPGDGRSTHSADRPRLA